The Setaria italica strain Yugu1 chromosome IX, Setaria_italica_v2.0, whole genome shotgun sequence genome has a window encoding:
- the LOC101783103 gene encoding U-box domain-containing protein 33 isoform X1 — MAAATEKVFVALPAEFKAGQSTLSWVLSHFGSSGATVVITHVHVPPQMIPVMGVKFHSSKLSPEQVKLFRRMEREKANKQLDGYVHQCSKMKVRCEKLVFEKEDVVAGLVELIGLHRVTRLVISAAADRQYSRKMDKPKSRTATEIMQRADPSCKIWFTCKGHLICTRGKEVEPAPSATPLLPDFDHQALQLIPYQKEDDIQSELGLYDELKEACIAAENLMKRALNESSRRLKADDEVVSALQKANEYQELYLEEVRKREELEEALARANWEIAQLKQANHLPMDEQNTFPDELQEAMSEELTFEWRILGMDDVLGTAGQDTEPQKEHVRIQTDLDAGGRELQALLSQSKLTAFSPSSVIQSPYDEECVPSYFLCPILQEPMRDPHVAADGFTYEAGAIRGWLDGRNDASPVTAHRELAPNFALGAVIQDYTMRRRRQHGFS, encoded by the exons ATGGCGGCAGCGACGGAGAAGGTGTTCGTTGCGCTGCCGGCTGAGTTCAAGGCGGGGCAGTCCACGCTGTCGTGGGTTCTCAGCCATTTCGGTAGCAGCGGAGCCACCGTTGTGATTACACATGTGCATGTTCCGCCGCAGATGATTCCAGTGA TGGGAGTCAAATTTCATTCTAGTAAACTGAGCCCGGAGCAAGTGAAACTGTTCAGAAGGATGGAACGTGAAAAGGCGAACAAACAGCTAGACGGCTATGTTCATCAGTGCTCGAAAATGAAG GTAAGATGTGAGAAACTAGTTTTTGAGAAGGAAGATGTGGTAGCTGGTCTGGTTGAACTTATTGGCCTGCATAGAGTCACTAGGCTAGTTATTTCAGCTGCTGCAGACAGGCAATACTCAAG AAAAATGGACAAACCTAAGTCTAGGACAGCAACAGAAATTATGCAGAGAGCTGATCCGTCATGCAAGATTTGGTTTACTTGTAAGGGACATCTAATATGTACCAG GGGCAAGGAAGTGGAGCCTGCACCATCAGCTACACCTTTGCTTCCTGATTTTGATCACCAAGCTCTGCAGTTAATACCTTACCAGAAAGAG GATGACATTCAGTCGGAATTGGGGTTATATGATGAGCTCAAAGAGGCATGCATAGCAGCTGAGAACTTGATGAAGAGAGCTCTAAACGAATCTTCTAGGCGCCTAAAGGCAGACGACGAAGTGGTTTCAGCTCTTCAGAAA GCAAATGAATACCAGGAGTTGTACTTGGAGGAGGTGAGGAAGCGCGAAGAGCTTGAAGAGGCTCTTGCAAGAGCAAACTGGGAAATCGCTCAGTTAAAACAAGCAAACCACCTGCCCATGGATGAGCAGAACACATTCCCTGACGAACTCCAAGAGGCAATGTCAGAGGAATTGACCTTCGAATGGCGCATCCTCGGCATGGATGACGTCCTCGGAACAGCTGGTCAAGACACTGAACCACAAAAGGAGCATGTCCGCATACAGACTGATCTTGACGCTGGTGGCAGAGAACTGCAGGCCCTGCTCAGCCAAAGCAAGCTGACCGCATTCTCGCCGTCGTCGGTCATACAGTCACCGTACGACGAAGAGTGCGTCCCTTCCTACTTCCTCTGCCCCATCCTTCAG GAGCCCATGAGGGACCCTCACGTTGCAGCGGACGGGTTCACGTACGAGGCCGGCGCCATCAGAGGCTGGCTCGACGGAAGGAACGACGCGTCCCCCGTGACCGCGCACCGTGAGCTCGCGCCGAATTTCGCGCTTGGCGCCGTGATCCAAGACTACAcgatgaggcggcggcggcagcacggaTTCTCGTGA
- the LOC101783103 gene encoding U-box domain-containing protein 36 isoform X2, whose protein sequence is MGVKFHSSKLSPEQVKLFRRMEREKANKQLDGYVHQCSKMKVRCEKLVFEKEDVVAGLVELIGLHRVTRLVISAAADRQYSRKMDKPKSRTATEIMQRADPSCKIWFTCKGHLICTRGKEVEPAPSATPLLPDFDHQALQLIPYQKEDDIQSELGLYDELKEACIAAENLMKRALNESSRRLKADDEVVSALQKANEYQELYLEEVRKREELEEALARANWEIAQLKQANHLPMDEQNTFPDELQEAMSEELTFEWRILGMDDVLGTAGQDTEPQKEHVRIQTDLDAGGRELQALLSQSKLTAFSPSSVIQSPYDEECVPSYFLCPILQEPMRDPHVAADGFTYEAGAIRGWLDGRNDASPVTAHRELAPNFALGAVIQDYTMRRRRQHGFS, encoded by the exons A TGGGAGTCAAATTTCATTCTAGTAAACTGAGCCCGGAGCAAGTGAAACTGTTCAGAAGGATGGAACGTGAAAAGGCGAACAAACAGCTAGACGGCTATGTTCATCAGTGCTCGAAAATGAAG GTAAGATGTGAGAAACTAGTTTTTGAGAAGGAAGATGTGGTAGCTGGTCTGGTTGAACTTATTGGCCTGCATAGAGTCACTAGGCTAGTTATTTCAGCTGCTGCAGACAGGCAATACTCAAG AAAAATGGACAAACCTAAGTCTAGGACAGCAACAGAAATTATGCAGAGAGCTGATCCGTCATGCAAGATTTGGTTTACTTGTAAGGGACATCTAATATGTACCAG GGGCAAGGAAGTGGAGCCTGCACCATCAGCTACACCTTTGCTTCCTGATTTTGATCACCAAGCTCTGCAGTTAATACCTTACCAGAAAGAG GATGACATTCAGTCGGAATTGGGGTTATATGATGAGCTCAAAGAGGCATGCATAGCAGCTGAGAACTTGATGAAGAGAGCTCTAAACGAATCTTCTAGGCGCCTAAAGGCAGACGACGAAGTGGTTTCAGCTCTTCAGAAA GCAAATGAATACCAGGAGTTGTACTTGGAGGAGGTGAGGAAGCGCGAAGAGCTTGAAGAGGCTCTTGCAAGAGCAAACTGGGAAATCGCTCAGTTAAAACAAGCAAACCACCTGCCCATGGATGAGCAGAACACATTCCCTGACGAACTCCAAGAGGCAATGTCAGAGGAATTGACCTTCGAATGGCGCATCCTCGGCATGGATGACGTCCTCGGAACAGCTGGTCAAGACACTGAACCACAAAAGGAGCATGTCCGCATACAGACTGATCTTGACGCTGGTGGCAGAGAACTGCAGGCCCTGCTCAGCCAAAGCAAGCTGACCGCATTCTCGCCGTCGTCGGTCATACAGTCACCGTACGACGAAGAGTGCGTCCCTTCCTACTTCCTCTGCCCCATCCTTCAG GAGCCCATGAGGGACCCTCACGTTGCAGCGGACGGGTTCACGTACGAGGCCGGCGCCATCAGAGGCTGGCTCGACGGAAGGAACGACGCGTCCCCCGTGACCGCGCACCGTGAGCTCGCGCCGAATTTCGCGCTTGGCGCCGTGATCCAAGACTACAcgatgaggcggcggcggcagcacggaTTCTCGTGA
- the LOC101782682 gene encoding uncharacterized protein LOC101782682 encodes MATAPLAFRLPFPSACRPPPPRTLAPPAPRRLPLRLAAAAARRFRPPTADDEPPEAAEDSSHGLNRYDQLARSVERARSRQPEITPDHPLFSSPSEAGGAGGGSYDPDDEFFDEIDRAIAEKREEFTRRGLIKPSPASPPSSSQSQPEDEVLADELSPEEVIDLDEIRKLQGLSVVSVADEEDEEAEGAEDEDGDDGLPLDEDEEGFDVTEELGLEGARIRQPAFRMTLAELLDESKLVPVAVTGDQDVALAGVQHDASLVAAGDLFVCVGEEGLAGLTEADKRGAVAVVADQDVNIEGTLACRALVIVDDIAAALRVLPACLYRRPSTDMAVIGVTGTDGVTTTTHLVKAMYEAMGVRTGMVGVLGAYAFGSNKLDARPDASGDPIAVQKLMATMLHNGAEAVVLETATDEMPPSGVDSEIDYDIAVLTNVKHTDGEDGMTYEEYMGSMASLFSRMVDPERHRKVVNIDDPTAPFFAAQGGLDVPVVTYSFENKKADVYTLKYQLSLFETEVLVQTPHGILEISSGLLGRANIYNILATVAVGIAVGAPLEDIVRGIEEVDAIPGQCELIDEEQAFGVIVDHARTPEALSRLLDGVRELGPRRIITVVGCCGEKERGKRPVMTKVAADKSDVVMLTSDNPANEDPLDILDDMLAGVGWTMEEYLKYGTNDYYPPLPNGHRLFLHDIRRVAVRAAVAMGEQGDVVVITGKGNDTYQIEGDKSEFFDDREECREALQYVDQLHRAGIDTSEFPWRLPESH; translated from the exons ATGGCCACGGCCCCCCTCGCCTTccgcctccccttcccctccgcgtgccgcccccctcctcccaGAACCCTGGCCCCGCcggccccgcgccgcctccctctgcgcctcgccgccgcggccgcgcgacGGTTCCGCCCGCCAACCGCGGACGACGAGCCCCCGGAGGCCGCGGAGGATTCGTCCCACGGCCTCAACCGCTACGACCAGCTTGCGCGCAGCGTCGAGCGCGCCCGGAGCCGGCAGCCCGAGATCACCCCGGACCACCCGCTCTTCTCGTCCCCAtccgaggccggcggcgctggcggcgggagCTACGACCCCGACGACGAGTTCTTCGACGAGATCGACCGCGCCATCGCAGAGAAGAGGGAGGAGTTCACGCGGCGCGGGCTCATCAAGCCGTCTCCTgcttcgccgccgtcgtcgtcgcagtCGCAGCCCGAGGACGAGGTTCTCGCCGACGAGCTCTCCCCcgaggaggtgatcgacctcgacgagATTCGGAAGCTGCAGGGACTCAGTGTTGTGTCCGTGGCggatgaggaggacgaggaggcggagggggccgaGGACGAGGATGGAGACGATGGCTTGCCGCTCGACGAGGATGAGGAAGGCTTTGATGTGACCGAGGAGCTCGGCCTCGAGGGGGCCAGGATTCGGCAGCCAGCTTTCCGCATGACGCTTGCCGAGCTCCTCGATGAGAGCAAGCTCGTCCCGGTGGCGGTGACGGGCGACCAGGATGTCGCGCTTGCGGGGGTGCAGCACGACGCCAGCCTCGTGGCCGCGGGTGACCTCTTTGTGTGCGTGGGAGAGGAGGGGCTCGCGGGCCTGACCGAGGCCGACAAACGAGGGGCCGTTGCCGTCGTAGCCGATCAGGACGTCAACATTGAGGGCACCCTTGCCTGCCGCGCGCTGGTCATTGTGGACGACATTGCGGCCGCGCTCCGCGTGCTCCCTGCCTGCCTCTACAGGCGGCCGTCCACGGACATGGCTGTGATAGGTGTCACTGGCACGGATGGCGTCACTACCACAACTCACCTCGTCAAAGCAATGTACGAGGCCATGGGGGTGAGGACCGGCATGGTGGGCGTTCTTGGAGCCTATGCTTTCGGCAGCAACAAGCTTGATGCACGACCTGATGCATCTGGTGACCCCATTGCTGTGCAGAAGCTGATGGCAACAATGTTACACAATGGTGCTGAGGCAGTTGTGTTGGAGACAGCCACTGATGAGATGCCTCCATCTGGAGTGGACAGTGAGATAGATTATGATATTGCTGTGCTGACTAATGTTAAGCACACTGATGGGGAGGATGGCATGACCTATGAGGAGTATATGGGCAGCATGGCCTCTCTGTTCTCCAGAATGGTGGACCCTGAGCGCCATCGTAAAGTGGTGAACATTGATGATCCAACTGCCCCATTCTTCGCTGCACAAGGGGGGCTTGATGTCCCGGTGGTGACATATTCGTTTGAGAACAAGAAGGCTGATGTGTACACTCTCAAATACCAGCTTTCCCTGTTTGAAACGGAGGTTTTGGTACAGACACCGCATGGGATCCTTGAGATATCCTCAGGGCTGCTTGGAAGGGCCAACATTTACAACATCCTTGCAACTGTGGCAGTTGGCATTGCAGTGGGCGCACCACTGGAGGACATAGTCAGGGGCATAGAAGAGGTGGATGCTATCCCAGGCCAGTGTGAGCTAATTGATGAGGAGCAAGCATTTGGGGTGATCGTTGATCACGCGAGGACACCAGAGGCTCTGTCGAGGCTTCTGGATGGTGTAAGGGAGCTGGGCCCACGCCGGATCATCACTG TTGTTGGATGTTGCGgtgagaaagaaagagggaagaGGCCAGTTATGACAAAGGTTGCGGCTGATAAAAGTGATGTTGTCATGTTGACATCAGACAATCCTGCAAATGAAGATCCAT TGGATATCCTGGATGATATGTTGGCGGGTGTAGGCTGGACCATGGAAGAATACTTGAAATATGGTACTAACGATTATTACCCACCCCTTCCAAATGGACATAGGCTCTTCCTACATGATATTAGAAGAGTTGCAGTACGAGCTGCTGTTGCAATGGGAGAACAAGGAGATGTGGTG GTTATCACTGGCAAAGGGAATGACACCTATCAGATTGAAGGCGATAAAAGTGAGTTTTTTGATGACAGGGAAGAGTGCCGAGAAGCATTACAATACGTTGATCAATTGCATCGAGCTGGAATAGACACCTCAGAATTCCCTTGGCG GTTACCAGAAAGCCACTGA
- the LOC101783509 gene encoding branched-chain amino acid aminotransferase 2, chloroplastic, with translation MEYGVASHGALLAAAPLAGRRLRLPLSPSPPPPSIQIQNRLYSISSLPLKARPVRRCGASLASNYSQTSEIVDLDWENLGFGIVQTDYMYVAKCGTDGNFAEGEMVPFGPISLNPSSGVLNYGQGLFEGLKAYRKPDGSILLFRPEENALRMQTGAERMCMPAPSVEQFVDAVKQTVLANKRWVPPTGKGSLYIRPLLMGSGAVLGLAPAPEYTFIIFVSPVGNYFKEGLAPINLIVEDKFHRATPGGTGGVKTIGNYASVLMAQKIAKEKGYSDVLYLDAVHKKYLEEVSSCNIFVVKGNVISTPAIKGTILPGITRKSIIDVAVSKGFQVEERLVSVDELLDADEIFCTGTAVVVSPVGSITYQGKRVEYGHQGVGVVSQQLYTSLTSLQMGQTEDWMGWTMQLN, from the exons ATGGAGTACGGCGTCGCCTCTCACGGCGCCCTCCTCGCCGCAGCGCCTCTCGCGGGCCGGCGGCTGCGCCTACCCCTCTCGCCgtcaccaccaccgccgtccATCCAG ATTCAGAATCGTCTTTATTCCATATCGTCACTCCCACTGAAGGCTAGGCCAGTGAGAAGATGCGGAGCTTCTCTAGCAAGTAACTATTC GCAAACATCTGAAATAGTTGATTTGGACTGGGAGAACCTTGGTTTTGGGATTGTCCAAACTGACTATATGTATGTTGCAAAATGTGGGACGGACGGGAACTTTGCCGAGGGTGAAATGGTGCCATTTGGACCCATATCACTGAACCCATCTTCTGGAGTCCTAAATTATGGACAG GGATTGTTTGAGGGCCTAAAAGCATATAGGAAACCTGATGGGTCCATCTTATTATTTCGCCCGGAGGAAAATGCTTTGAGGATGCAAACTGGTGCCGAGAGGATGTGCATGCCTGCACCTTCTGTCGAGCAATTTGTTGATGCTGTAAAGCAAACCGTTCTAGCAAATAAGAGATGG GTGCCTCCTACTGGTAAAGGTTCTTTGTATATTAGACCCCTGCTTATGGGAAGTGGGGCTGTTCTTGGTCTTGCACCTGCTCCTGAGTATACATTCATTATATTTGTCTCTCCTGTTGGCAACTACTTTAAG GAAGGTTTAGCACCGATAAATTTGATAGTTGAAGACAAGTTCCATCGTGCCACTCCTGGTGGAACTGGTGGTGTGAAGACTATTGGAAATTATGCTTCG GTGTTGATGGCACAGAAAATTGCAAAGGAGAAAGGTTATTCTGATGTTCTCTACTTGGATGCTGTTCACAAAAAATATCTTGAAGAAGTTTCCTCATGTAATATTTTTGTTGTCAAG GGCAATGTTATTTCTACTCCAGCAATAAAAGGAACAATATTACCTGGCATCACAAGGAAAAGTATAATAGATGTTGCTGTGAGCAAGGGCTTCCAG GTTGAGGAGCGGCTTGTGTCAGTGGATGAATTGCTTGATGCTGATGAAATCTTCTGCACGGGAACTGCTGTTGTAGTGTCTCCTGTTGGGAGTATAACTTATCAAGGGAAAAG GGTGGAATATGGGCACCAAGGTGTTGGCGTAGTGTCTCAGCAGCTGTATACTTCGCTGACGAGTCTCCAGATGGGTCAAACAGAGGACTGGATGGGGTGGACTATGCAACTGAATTAG